The sequence GCTACGCTCGTCCCCCCTGGCCTCTTTCTTTCCCTCTATGCCCGACACACCATTCACCGTCCGCGAATTGGACGCGTTCGAATACGTGGACGAAGGTCCACGTGACGCCGAGGTGCCCCCGGTCGTTCTTTTACACGGCATGCTCGGAGATTTAAGTAACTGGACCACGACCATCGAGGCCCTCTCCAACCGGGGATACCGTGTGCTGGCGCCAACCATTCCGGTGTACGACCTTCCACTCGGTGAAACCAGCGTGCCCGACCTGGCCGACTTCGTCCGGTCGTTTATCGAGCGACTCGAACTTGAGCAAACGGTTCTAACCGGCAACTCGCTCGGTGGCCACATTGCCCTCCTCTATGCGCTCAAGTACGCGGAGGATGTCGCGGCCCTCGTTCTCTCTGGCTCCTCCGGCATCTACGAAGCTACCCTCGGCACCACGACGATGCGCCGACAGGATCGAGAGTTCATTCGTGAGCGGACGGAAATGACGTTTTATGATCCGGCTCACGCCACGGAAGAGCTTGTGGACGAAATGCTGGACATCGTCAACGACCGCCCCCGCGCACTCCGACTCATTAAAATCGCACGCTCGGCCGACGAGGAGACCGTCACGGAACAGCTCGGGACGCTTCCCATGCCGACCCTGCTCATCTGGGGACGCGACGACGTGATTACCCCGCCCGACGTGGCCGAAGAATTCCGGGACCGGATGCCGAACGCCCACCTTCACTTTATCGATGAGTGTGGACACGCTCCGATGATCGAGCACCCGGACCAGTTCAACGAACTCACGCTCCAGTTCCTCGACGAACTTTCTGAACGCCAAAATTTCCCACAGTCATAGGGCCGACCCGACGGACCCATGACTCGACCTGCTTCCGCGCATCCCGTTGCACTGCTACCCCAACCGTACACCACAGTAGACACGGGCGCCTGCAGATGTCCACTCGAGTATACACACCCGTCCGCTCACCCTATATAAGCGCATTGTAAACGGCGATTCAGGGACGTGGCACGTACGTTGCCATTTATCTGATGCCCAGTCGGAGGGTGCCTCCACGCTGCGACTGGCCTTCGTGTCGAACAGCACGACAGGATTCATTATCGCCGGGTTGACGCGTTTTTGGGTGAGCGCGCAGCCCGGCGTTTTTTATGTCGCTTCCTACCAATCGTACCGGTACCACGACGTACTCGCCCCCTGTGACATAGTGGTGTCACCACCCGTCCGTATATTACACACGCTGGTCCGCGATGTCGACGTGTTGTGAACGCAAAGACATTCGGTCTGCAGTACGTCAAACTTTTTGTCGCTGACGTTATGACGTCGGCATCTGGTGTGTCTTATAGACAGACAAGACGATAAGCGTAACCGCCGACTGCTCCGGGATCGTGCCGAGGTTGGACATTTCCACCTCGCTGTGCGTAGACTCCGAGCATGTCTGGCGACACGCCCATAGACAGCATCTCTTCACTCAACGCAACGAGAACGCCATGGCTCGCGGAGTCAACAAAGTCATTCTCATCGGAAATCTGGGTCAGGATCCGGAGCTTCGCTACACGGGTAGCGGCACCGCCGTGTGCAATATGCGCCTGGCCACAAACGAATCGTACAAGGATCGGGACGGCAATCTGGTCGACAAGACCGAGTGGCACACGGTCGTTGCCTGGGCACGACTCGGCGAAATCTGCAACGAGTACCTGTCAAAAGGCTCACAGGTGTACTTCGAGGGCAAGCTGCAGACCCGATCGTGGGAGGACCGTGACGGTAACACACGTTACTCCACGGAGGTCAAAGCGCAAGAGATGATGTTCCTCGACCGCGCCAACAACGGCCCTGGCGGTGGCCCGTCTGGCGATGGGTTCAGCCAGGGACAGGGCGGAGGCCCGTCGGATCAGCGCCAGCAACAGGGGGGCGGACCGCAGCGTCAATCCCGCACACAACAGCAGCAACAACAGCAGGAGGAGCAGGAAACGTTCGAGCCGGACGACGAACTGCCGTTCTAGCGAATGCGAAATGGGGAGGGCGAACGTCGAAATGCTTCTTCCCGCGACATTTCAGTGCAGCATCCGCCGTCGGCATCCAGGGTTTCTCTGGGGGCCGGCGGTTTTTTTAATTTTCTAACCTCGTTCAACGCCCACCGTCGTCCGATCGGCAAAATGTCGTTGAATCGGGTCGAGGGACCGGCT comes from Longibacter salinarum and encodes:
- a CDS encoding single-stranded DNA-binding protein; translated protein: MARGVNKVILIGNLGQDPELRYTGSGTAVCNMRLATNESYKDRDGNLVDKTEWHTVVAWARLGEICNEYLSKGSQVYFEGKLQTRSWEDRDGNTRYSTEVKAQEMMFLDRANNGPGGGPSGDGFSQGQGGGPSDQRQQQGGGPQRQSRTQQQQQQQEEQETFEPDDELPF
- a CDS encoding alpha/beta fold hydrolase, which translates into the protein MPDTPFTVRELDAFEYVDEGPRDAEVPPVVLLHGMLGDLSNWTTTIEALSNRGYRVLAPTIPVYDLPLGETSVPDLADFVRSFIERLELEQTVLTGNSLGGHIALLYALKYAEDVAALVLSGSSGIYEATLGTTTMRRQDREFIRERTEMTFYDPAHATEELVDEMLDIVNDRPRALRLIKIARSADEETVTEQLGTLPMPTLLIWGRDDVITPPDVAEEFRDRMPNAHLHFIDECGHAPMIEHPDQFNELTLQFLDELSERQNFPQS